In Panacibacter ginsenosidivorans, the following proteins share a genomic window:
- a CDS encoding WbqC family protein — MKNGLIIENQYFPIINWFKYSFQEKYIILDGCEAYKKMSFRNRMVVCGSNGLISLSVPIESGRRQKAPFKDVRISYREKWMTNHWRTIFSCYGKSPFFDYYSHEVEKLLYEKHIYLFDLNLAAVEWLKTVLHFPAEIIVVDFDNAADYNSVADDISDKWRPNNFQQEDIFIQYPQVFQDRIGFQPNLSILDMLFNMGPSAMDLLKY; from the coding sequence ATGAAAAATGGTTTAATAATTGAAAATCAATATTTTCCAATTATTAATTGGTTTAAATATTCGTTTCAGGAAAAATATATCATTTTAGATGGATGTGAGGCGTATAAAAAAATGAGCTTTCGCAACAGGATGGTCGTTTGCGGAAGCAACGGACTGATTTCATTGTCTGTTCCTATCGAGTCAGGAAGGCGGCAAAAAGCCCCTTTTAAGGACGTCCGGATTTCTTACAGGGAAAAGTGGATGACAAATCACTGGCGCACTATTTTTTCGTGTTATGGTAAATCGCCGTTTTTCGATTATTATAGCCACGAGGTAGAAAAGCTTCTTTACGAGAAGCATATTTACTTATTTGATCTAAACCTGGCTGCAGTAGAATGGCTAAAAACAGTGCTTCATTTTCCAGCGGAAATTATTGTTGTTGACTTCGATAATGCTGCTGATTATAATAGTGTTGCAGATGATATCTCAGATAAATGGCGACCTAATAATTTTCAGCAGGAAGATATTTTTATTCAATACCCCCAGGTTTTTCAAGACAGAATTGGTTTTCAGCCAAACCTGAGTATCTTGGATATGCTTTTTAATATGGGGCCATCTGCTATGGATCTTTTAAAGTATTGA